One Halocalculus aciditolerans DNA segment encodes these proteins:
- a CDS encoding PGF-CTERM sorting domain-containing protein, which produces MALAAVTGFAAAASAGSVTSSPADANATVTHTATATVTDGAAGGSLTGFAVNYSWTDVSTVGQGDIAKVGIDRGDDQSGAAIDVDVSNSLGSVNADDNGHALLVGLDGSYSPHAGDEVVVVYENVQNPSAGSYDVGLDVNPQSSGGETTATLDVGTQSNSAGTNDGSADTSDADTSSQTTGDDTANTDSPTDSPQTTTRTQSPGFGVAAGMAALFGAALVALRLET; this is translated from the coding sequence GTGGCGCTCGCGGCCGTGACGGGATTCGCGGCCGCCGCGTCCGCGGGCTCGGTCACGTCCAGCCCCGCCGACGCGAACGCGACAGTGACGCACACGGCGACCGCAACCGTCACTGACGGCGCGGCCGGTGGCTCCCTCACCGGGTTCGCCGTGAACTACTCGTGGACCGACGTGAGCACCGTCGGCCAGGGCGACATCGCGAAAGTCGGTATCGACCGCGGCGACGACCAGTCCGGCGCGGCCATCGACGTCGACGTCTCCAACAGCCTCGGGAGCGTCAACGCCGACGACAACGGCCACGCGCTCCTCGTCGGCCTCGACGGCTCCTACAGCCCCCACGCGGGCGACGAAGTCGTGGTCGTCTACGAGAACGTCCAGAACCCGAGCGCCGGCTCCTACGACGTCGGCCTCGACGTGAACCCGCAGTCGAGCGGCGGCGAGACGACCGCGACGCTCGACGTCGGCACGCAGTCGAACTCCGCCGGCACGAACGACGGCTCCGCGGACACCAGCGACGCCGACACGTCGAGCCAGACCACCGGCGACGACACCGCGAACACCGATTCACCTACTGACTCTCCGCAGACGACGACGCGGACGCAGTCGCCCGGCTTCGGCGTCGCCGCCGGCATGGCCGCGCTCTTCGGCGCGGCGCTCGTCGCGCTCCGCCTGGAGACCTAA
- a CDS encoding MaoC family dehydratase, translating into MTGLYYEEFEVGETIEHEKRRTVSEADNQAFCDMTMNQQPLHLDADFAADTQFGERLVNGLYTMSLAVGVSIPDTTDGTIVANLSYDNVEHPNPVFHGDTLRAQSTVTDKRETSDGERGVVTMHVEAYKVNGDGDDELVCEFDRTALSLKRANAE; encoded by the coding sequence GTGACGGGTCTCTACTACGAGGAGTTCGAGGTCGGCGAGACCATCGAACACGAGAAGCGACGCACGGTCTCCGAGGCGGACAATCAGGCGTTCTGCGACATGACGATGAACCAGCAGCCGCTCCACCTCGACGCCGACTTCGCGGCCGACACGCAGTTCGGCGAGCGCCTCGTGAACGGGCTCTACACGATGAGCCTCGCCGTCGGGGTCTCCATCCCCGACACGACCGACGGGACGATTGTCGCGAACCTCTCCTACGACAACGTCGAACACCCGAACCCCGTCTTCCACGGCGACACGCTCCGCGCGCAGTCCACCGTGACCGATAAGCGCGAGACGAGCGACGGCGAGCGCGGCGTCGTGACGATGCACGTCGAAGCCTACAAAGTGAACGGCGACGGCGACGACGAGCTCGTCTGCGAGTTCGACCGCACCGCGCTCAGTCTGAAGCGAGCGAACGCGGAGTGA
- a CDS encoding PH domain-containing protein, producing the protein MPPESTLDSADLDWLTLDDGESVVWAGNPHESSMLPSVLMGLPLCLVLVGFAVIAEAYLSRENTQFVVTTDALYKKTGIFSRDVQRIDFEKVQNTSYSQGFFGTRFGYGDVDVSTAGGSGVEMRFGSVPDPKGVQELVNKRVKAGRPSDTETGESKGDVLDDILTELRAIRHAVEADANADDVGDIDSGDVDADDTEDAAGRGSAVTRRVSDDTFSDGR; encoded by the coding sequence GTGCCCCCTGAATCCACGCTCGACTCCGCCGACCTCGACTGGCTGACGCTCGACGACGGCGAGTCCGTCGTCTGGGCCGGAAACCCCCACGAGAGCAGCATGCTGCCATCCGTCCTCATGGGTCTCCCGCTCTGTCTCGTCCTCGTCGGCTTCGCCGTCATCGCCGAGGCCTACCTCAGCCGGGAGAACACGCAGTTCGTCGTCACCACCGACGCCCTCTACAAGAAGACCGGTATCTTCTCGCGAGACGTCCAGCGCATCGACTTCGAGAAAGTCCAGAACACCTCGTACAGCCAGGGCTTCTTCGGCACGCGCTTCGGCTACGGCGACGTCGACGTCTCCACCGCCGGCGGCTCCGGCGTCGAGATGCGCTTCGGCTCCGTCCCCGACCCGAAGGGCGTGCAGGAGCTCGTCAACAAGCGCGTGAAAGCCGGCCGCCCGAGCGACACGGAGACTGGGGAGTCGAAAGGCGACGTGCTCGACGACATCCTCACCGAACTCCGCGCCATCCGCCACGCCGTCGAGGCCGACGCGAACGCGGACGACGTCGGCGACATCGACAGCGGCGACGTCGACGCCGACGACACCGAGGATGCGGCGGGCCGGGGGAGCGCCGTCACGAGACGCGTGAGCGACGACACCTTCTCCGACGGCCGATGA
- a CDS encoding PH domain-containing protein, producing the protein MSEHDEGGTDETERTKSAPVSDAIPLGDGETVVWVGRPRWTVALPAVAVGLVLALAAGVVAWRTGFWPLYAVVPFGLALAGWREVARRGVQYAVTDRAVYVKRGVLGRRVTQVTLDTVQNSSSRQSVSGSLFGYGTVHVAVAGGADLAFDRVDDPSGVRRLLDDQLQQTSGELPGSLDDWRAVRGEVRALRRALANDDGQR; encoded by the coding sequence ATGAGCGAGCACGACGAGGGAGGGACAGACGAGACGGAGCGGACGAAGAGCGCGCCGGTCAGCGACGCGATTCCGCTCGGCGACGGCGAGACGGTCGTCTGGGTCGGTCGCCCGCGCTGGACCGTCGCCCTCCCCGCCGTCGCCGTCGGCCTCGTGCTCGCGCTCGCCGCCGGCGTCGTCGCGTGGCGAACCGGATTCTGGCCGCTCTACGCCGTCGTTCCGTTCGGCCTCGCGCTCGCCGGCTGGCGGGAGGTCGCGCGCCGCGGCGTCCAGTACGCCGTCACCGACCGCGCCGTCTACGTCAAACGCGGCGTGCTCGGCCGCCGCGTCACCCAAGTCACCCTCGACACCGTCCAGAACAGCTCGTCCCGGCAGAGCGTGTCCGGCTCGCTCTTCGGCTACGGCACCGTCCACGTCGCCGTCGCCGGCGGCGCGGACCTCGCCTTCGACCGCGTCGACGACCCGTCCGGTGTCCGCCGCCTCCTCGACGACCAACTCCAGCAGACCAGCGGCGAGCTTCCGGGCAGTCTCGACGACTGGCGCGCCGTCCGCGGGGAAGTCCGCGCGCTTCGACGCGCTCTCGCCAACGACGACGGCCAGAGGTAG
- a CDS encoding GNAT family N-acetyltransferase — MSLFPDRVETERLDFRAVGSDAADLDPLDYYRVCSRGEPGIERVTEYMTWSPHETPKETAEYLAHAAEQREQNEGITYIIRPKEDEDGAGDIAGSAGFQVDWDRRVATLGMWLRKPFWGRGYSGERAEAMCDVAFETLDLDVVAVTHDPENEPSKRAIEKYVDRLGGRREGVIRNDIVISGDPRDSVRYSISREEYAVRRPPKAAENRD; from the coding sequence ATGTCGCTCTTCCCCGACCGCGTCGAGACCGAGCGCCTCGACTTCCGCGCCGTCGGCAGTGACGCCGCCGACCTCGACCCGCTCGACTACTACCGTGTCTGCTCCCGCGGCGAACCCGGTATCGAGCGCGTCACCGAGTACATGACGTGGAGCCCGCACGAGACGCCGAAGGAGACGGCTGAGTACCTCGCGCACGCCGCCGAGCAGCGCGAGCAGAACGAGGGGATCACCTACATCATCCGCCCGAAGGAGGACGAGGACGGTGCTGGAGACATCGCGGGGAGCGCGGGCTTCCAGGTCGACTGGGACCGCCGCGTCGCCACGCTCGGGATGTGGCTCCGCAAGCCCTTCTGGGGCCGCGGTTACTCCGGCGAGCGCGCCGAAGCCATGTGCGACGTCGCCTTCGAGACGCTCGACCTCGACGTCGTCGCCGTCACCCACGACCCCGAGAACGAGCCGTCGAAACGCGCCATCGAGAAGTACGTCGACCGCCTCGGCGGCCGCCGCGAGGGCGTGATTCGAAACGACATCGTCATCAGCGGCGACCCTCGGGACTCCGTGCGCTACAGCATCAGCCGAGAGGAGTACGCGGTTCGGAGGCCGCCGAAGGCGGCCGAGAACCGCGATTAA
- a CDS encoding acyl-CoA carboxylase subunit beta has protein sequence MRVRIGPDATDEEAAAVAAAIADHVAATVDVYVGDADEPAATHEPAESGDSEADDAADDLGPTEREARLREEIEDILSGGPEKYKARLAEQDKLFVRDRLDLWFGEDGLQFEDGKFAAFDDDDRLPADGLITGAADFEGRDLHFMANDFTVKAGSMAAKGVEKFLRMQQRAMKTGKPVLYLMDSSGGRIDQQSGFFANREGIGKYYYNHSLLSGRVPQICVLYGPCIAGAAYTPVFADFTIMVEGMSAMAIASPRMVKMVTGEEISMQELGGAQMHARESGSADLVATDEEHARELVAQLTSYLPDNADEKPPQTGTVAPAKSPRGIDEVVPQEPNRGYDMHDLIERVVDGDSFFELKPQYGKEILTGFARVDGRPVGIVANQPAERAGAIFPDAAEKAAEFVWTCDAYNVPLLYLADTPGFMAGSGVEKDAILEKGKKMIYATSAATVPKQCVVVRKAYGAGIYAMSGPAYDPESTIALPSGEIAIMGPEAAINAVYANKLNDIDDPDERAKREQELREEYREDIDVHRMASDVVIDDIVPPSDLREELAARFAFYEDVEKDRPSKKHGTII, from the coding sequence ATGAGAGTTCGCATCGGCCCGGACGCCACCGACGAAGAGGCCGCCGCGGTCGCCGCCGCCATCGCCGACCACGTCGCAGCCACCGTCGACGTCTACGTCGGCGACGCCGACGAGCCAGCCGCCACCCACGAACCCGCGGAATCCGGCGACTCAGAGGCCGACGACGCGGCCGACGACCTCGGACCGACCGAGCGCGAAGCCCGCCTCCGCGAGGAAATCGAGGACATCCTCTCCGGCGGCCCCGAGAAGTACAAAGCACGCCTCGCCGAACAGGACAAACTCTTCGTCCGCGACCGCCTCGACCTCTGGTTCGGGGAGGACGGCTTGCAGTTCGAGGACGGGAAGTTCGCCGCGTTCGACGACGACGACCGCCTCCCTGCCGACGGCCTCATCACCGGCGCGGCCGACTTCGAAGGCCGCGACCTCCACTTCATGGCGAACGACTTCACTGTTAAGGCGGGATCGATGGCCGCGAAAGGCGTCGAGAAATTCCTGCGAATGCAACAGCGCGCGATGAAGACCGGGAAGCCCGTCCTCTACCTGATGGACTCCTCCGGGGGACGCATCGACCAGCAGTCTGGATTCTTCGCGAACCGCGAAGGAATCGGGAAGTACTACTACAACCACAGCCTGCTCTCCGGGCGCGTCCCCCAGATATGCGTGCTCTACGGTCCCTGCATCGCGGGCGCGGCGTACACGCCCGTGTTCGCGGACTTCACCATCATGGTCGAGGGGATGAGCGCGATGGCCATCGCCTCGCCGCGGATGGTGAAGATGGTCACCGGCGAAGAGATCAGCATGCAGGAGCTCGGCGGCGCGCAGATGCACGCGCGGGAATCCGGGAGCGCCGACCTCGTCGCGACAGACGAAGAACACGCGCGCGAACTCGTCGCGCAACTCACGAGCTACCTCCCCGATAACGCCGACGAGAAACCCCCGCAGACCGGGACGGTCGCGCCGGCGAAATCCCCCCGCGGCATCGACGAAGTCGTCCCGCAGGAGCCGAACCGCGGCTACGACATGCACGACCTCATCGAACGCGTCGTCGACGGCGACTCCTTCTTCGAGCTCAAACCCCAGTACGGCAAGGAAATCCTCACCGGATTCGCACGCGTCGACGGCCGACCCGTCGGTATCGTCGCGAACCAGCCCGCCGAACGCGCCGGCGCAATCTTCCCCGACGCCGCCGAAAAGGCCGCCGAATTCGTCTGGACTTGCGACGCCTACAACGTCCCCCTCCTCTACCTCGCCGACACCCCCGGCTTCATGGCCGGCTCCGGCGTCGAGAAGGACGCCATCCTCGAGAAGGGGAAGAAGATGATCTACGCGACGTCCGCGGCGACCGTCCCCAAACAGTGCGTCGTCGTTCGGAAAGCCTACGGCGCGGGCATCTACGCGATGTCCGGCCCCGCCTACGACCCCGAATCCACCATCGCCCTCCCCTCCGGTGAAATCGCCATCATGGGACCCGAAGCCGCCATCAACGCCGTCTACGCGAACAAGCTCAACGACATCGACGACCCCGACGAACGCGCGAAACGCGAACAGGAACTCCGCGAGGAGTACCGCGAAGACATCGACGTCCACCGCATGGCGAGCGACGTCGTCATCGACGACATCGTCCCGCCCTCCGACCTCCGCGAGGAGCTCGCCGCGCGCTTCGCCTTCTACGAAGACGTCGAGAAAGACCGCCCGAGCAAGAAACACGGCACCATCATCTAG
- a CDS encoding GAF domain-containing protein — protein sequence MAAASDTRVRYRSADPSVREFFAGLSGFRLVDDAPDVVVADDDASSPTGVPTVEGPQTTDEADAPARLAVEVREAAGHAPLPYPVPRDENARLDALHRYDTTEQTLNAHLNALTVAVSASLETPGSFIGVVDEHVERVLADDGLGIEEIPRDVAACSYGILDDDPLVIDDVDADSRVDVTGLDLPFEPQSYAGAPIRTDDGHAVGMVCVLDERERSFGDNETDALTWFADEVLRHLDDYGRA from the coding sequence ATGGCGGCAGCTTCCGACACTCGCGTTCGCTATCGCTCGGCCGACCCGTCGGTTCGTGAGTTCTTCGCGGGGCTCTCCGGGTTCCGACTCGTCGACGACGCGCCGGACGTCGTGGTCGCCGACGACGACGCGTCGTCGCCCACCGGCGTCCCCACCGTCGAAGGCCCGCAGACCACGGACGAAGCCGACGCGCCCGCGCGCCTCGCCGTCGAAGTCCGCGAAGCCGCCGGCCACGCTCCCCTCCCCTATCCGGTTCCGCGCGACGAGAACGCGCGCCTCGACGCCCTCCACCGCTACGACACGACCGAGCAGACGCTCAACGCGCACCTGAACGCGCTCACTGTCGCCGTCAGCGCCTCACTCGAAACCCCCGGCTCCTTCATCGGCGTCGTCGACGAGCACGTCGAACGCGTCCTCGCCGACGACGGCCTCGGCATCGAGGAGATTCCGCGCGACGTCGCCGCCTGCTCCTACGGCATCCTAGACGACGACCCGCTCGTCATCGACGACGTCGACGCCGACAGCCGGGTCGACGTCACCGGCCTCGACCTCCCGTTCGAACCACAGAGCTACGCCGGCGCGCCGATTCGAACCGACGACGGCCACGCGGTCGGCATGGTCTGCGTCCTCGACGAACGCGAACGCTCCTTCGGCGACAACGAGACGGACGCGCTCACCTGGTTCGCGGACGAAGTTCTCCGCCACCTCGACGACTACGGCCGCGCGTAA
- a CDS encoding class 1 fructose-bisphosphatase: MSGRDNDTDPSVEPGQRVSLDAVFDTLADVAPEIRAGLPGRRVKTEETNESGERQLAADVWADDVLEDRLGGLDAVGEYASEERADVLDTGDGALSVAVDPLDGSSNLQSNNPMGTIVGVYDEPLPAPGSALVASAFVLYGPLTTLTVARDGTTTEYVVEDDGPREVGTVSLPDDPTVYGFGGRVPDWTDDFTGYVREVEQELKLRYGGAMLADVNQVLTYGGIFGYPGLRENPEGKLRHQFEAAPMAYVLHCAGGASSDGAQSVLDTEPDGLHGRTPVYLGNERLVDDLEAALDTR, translated from the coding sequence GTGAGCGGGCGAGACAACGACACGGACCCGTCTGTCGAGCCGGGTCAGCGTGTCTCCCTCGACGCGGTCTTCGACACGCTGGCGGACGTCGCGCCGGAGATCCGCGCAGGCCTCCCCGGTCGCCGCGTGAAGACCGAGGAGACGAACGAGTCCGGGGAGCGTCAGCTCGCCGCGGACGTCTGGGCGGACGACGTCCTCGAAGACCGCCTCGGAGGTCTCGACGCCGTCGGCGAGTACGCGAGCGAGGAGCGCGCGGACGTCCTCGACACCGGGGACGGCGCGCTCTCCGTCGCCGTCGACCCGCTCGACGGCTCCTCGAACCTCCAGTCGAACAACCCGATGGGCACCATCGTCGGCGTCTACGACGAACCGCTTCCGGCACCCGGGAGCGCGCTCGTCGCGTCCGCGTTCGTCCTCTACGGCCCGCTCACAACGCTCACGGTCGCGCGCGACGGCACGACGACCGAGTACGTCGTCGAGGACGACGGCCCGCGCGAGGTCGGGACCGTCTCGCTCCCCGACGACCCGACCGTCTACGGCTTCGGCGGGCGCGTCCCCGACTGGACCGACGACTTCACCGGGTACGTCCGCGAGGTCGAGCAGGAGTTGAAACTCCGGTACGGCGGCGCGATGCTCGCCGACGTGAATCAAGTCCTCACCTACGGCGGCATCTTCGGCTACCCGGGCCTCCGCGAGAACCCGGAGGGGAAACTCCGCCACCAGTTCGAGGCCGCGCCGATGGCGTACGTCCTCCACTGCGCGGGCGGCGCGTCCAGCGACGGCGCGCAGTCCGTGCTCGACACGGAGCCGGACGGCCTGCACGGCCGCACGCCGGTCTACCTCGGGAACGAACGCCTCGTCGACGACCTCGAAGCCGCGCTCGACACCCGGTAG
- a CDS encoding class I fructose-bisphosphate aldolase has translation MRPFDDSDLSRDGKVLILAYDHGLEHGPVDFEDVPETMDPERVWDVATHDAVTAFAVQKGIAEAYADDYPDVNLLLKLNGTSNLWMGEPDSAVNCSVDYAAEVGAGAVGFTLYGGSNHEVEMAEEFRDIQEDAREHDLPVVMWSYPRGQGVKDDTSPSTIAYAARQALELGADIAKVKYPGSPDAMAHAVDAAGPTKVVMSGGSKTSDEAFLSSVKDAIDAGAVGLAVGRNVFQREEPEKMLDALEAVIYEEASVDAALEHL, from the coding sequence ATGCGCCCCTTCGACGACAGCGACCTCTCCCGCGACGGCAAAGTACTCATCCTCGCGTACGACCACGGCCTCGAACACGGCCCGGTGGACTTCGAGGACGTCCCGGAGACGATGGACCCCGAGCGGGTCTGGGACGTCGCCACGCACGACGCCGTCACCGCGTTCGCCGTCCAGAAGGGCATCGCGGAGGCCTACGCGGACGACTACCCCGACGTGAACCTCCTCCTCAAGCTCAACGGCACGTCGAACCTCTGGATGGGCGAACCCGACTCCGCCGTGAACTGCTCCGTCGACTACGCCGCCGAAGTCGGCGCGGGCGCGGTCGGCTTCACGCTCTACGGCGGGTCGAACCACGAAGTCGAGATGGCCGAGGAGTTCCGCGACATCCAAGAGGACGCGCGCGAGCACGACCTCCCCGTCGTCATGTGGTCATACCCCCGCGGCCAGGGCGTCAAAGACGACACCTCCCCCTCCACTATCGCGTACGCCGCCCGTCAGGCCCTCGAGCTCGGCGCGGACATCGCGAAAGTCAAGTATCCCGGCAGCCCGGACGCGATGGCGCACGCCGTCGACGCCGCCGGCCCGACGAAAGTCGTCATGTCCGGCGGGTCGAAGACGAGCGACGAAGCCTTCCTCTCCTCCGTGAAAGACGCCATCGACGCCGGCGCGGTCGGCCTCGCCGTCGGCCGGAACGTCTTCCAGCGCGAGGAGCCCGAGAAGATGCTCGACGCCCTCGAAGCCGTCATCTACGAGGAAGCGAGCGTCGACGCCGCGCTCGAACACCTGTGA
- a CDS encoding 3-hydroxyacyl-CoA dehydrogenase family protein, with product MRGLDDIETVGVVGAGTMGSGIAQVAAQAGYDVVMRDIEQEFVDKGFDTIEDSLARFVKKDELTEGEADEVVDAIEGTTSLDALADCDLVVEAASENMEVKQSIFQDLDETVPEDVVLATNTSTLSITTIASATEREDLIVGLHFMNPVPVMKGVELVVGEKTDQAVVDLAHDFAEGLGKETWESDDKPGFVTNRILMPWINEGIRAFDEGVASKDDIDKGMTLGTNVPMGPLTLADHIGLDICLDASETLHDELGDRYKPAYLLKRKVDAGDLGKKTGRGFYEY from the coding sequence ATGCGTGGACTCGACGATATCGAGACCGTCGGCGTCGTTGGTGCCGGCACGATGGGGAGCGGAATCGCACAGGTCGCCGCGCAGGCGGGCTACGACGTCGTCATGCGCGACATCGAACAGGAGTTCGTCGACAAGGGCTTCGACACCATCGAGGATTCCCTCGCGCGCTTCGTGAAGAAGGACGAGCTCACCGAGGGGGAGGCCGACGAGGTCGTCGACGCCATCGAGGGGACGACGAGCCTCGACGCGCTCGCCGACTGCGACCTCGTCGTCGAAGCCGCTTCCGAGAACATGGAGGTCAAACAGTCCATCTTCCAGGACCTCGACGAAACCGTCCCGGAGGACGTCGTGCTCGCGACGAACACCTCCACCCTGTCCATCACGACCATCGCGTCAGCGACGGAGCGCGAGGACCTCATCGTCGGCCTCCACTTCATGAACCCCGTGCCCGTGATGAAGGGCGTCGAACTCGTCGTCGGCGAGAAAACCGACCAAGCCGTCGTCGACCTCGCACACGACTTCGCCGAGGGGCTCGGGAAGGAGACGTGGGAGTCCGACGACAAACCCGGCTTCGTCACGAACCGCATCCTCATGCCGTGGATCAACGAGGGCATCCGCGCGTTCGACGAGGGCGTCGCCTCCAAGGACGACATTGACAAGGGCATGACGCTCGGTACGAACGTCCCGATGGGGCCGCTGACGCTCGCCGACCACATCGGCCTCGACATCTGCCTCGACGCCTCCGAGACCCTCCACGACGAACTCGGCGACCGCTACAAGCCCGCCTACCTCCTCAAACGCAAAGTCGACGCCGGCGACCTCGGCAAGAAGACCGGGAGAGGGTTCTACGAGTATTAA
- a CDS encoding DUF3267 domain-containing protein, with product MSESETERVPASPAGYGPAQPVRLPALVVNVVALVAGFAAFVVFGAVNGLVRGPRAFDGLVVVSETATSIGVTVNAFVVGGAVLVALVVTIVLHEAVHGLVLGYFGYDVSYGAASHVGGFYAAAFGQYVSRAETVWVLVAPLIVLDVLGLGLLLAAPNALVALFAWMVLTLNTGGAAADLWSLAFVQKLPADVVFCDVDLRHSYWFESAD from the coding sequence ATGTCTGAGTCTGAGACGGAGCGGGTGCCGGCGTCGCCGGCGGGGTATGGGCCGGCGCAGCCGGTGCGGCTGCCGGCGCTGGTGGTGAACGTCGTGGCGCTGGTGGCTGGGTTCGCGGCGTTCGTGGTGTTCGGGGCGGTGAACGGGCTGGTCCGTGGGCCGCGGGCGTTCGACGGGCTGGTGGTGGTGTCGGAGACGGCGACGAGTATCGGGGTGACGGTGAACGCGTTCGTGGTCGGCGGGGCGGTGCTCGTGGCGTTGGTGGTGACGATCGTGCTGCACGAGGCCGTGCACGGCCTCGTGCTCGGGTACTTCGGGTACGACGTCTCCTACGGGGCGGCGTCGCACGTCGGGGGGTTCTACGCGGCGGCGTTCGGGCAGTACGTCTCGCGGGCGGAGACGGTGTGGGTGCTCGTCGCGCCGCTGATCGTCCTCGACGTGCTCGGTCTCGGGTTGTTGCTCGCCGCGCCGAACGCGCTCGTGGCGTTGTTCGCGTGGATGGTTCTGACACTGAACACTGGCGGGGCGGCGGCGGACCTCTGGAGCCTCGCGTTCGTCCAGAAACTCCCGGCGGACGTCGTGTTCTGCGACGTCGACCTCCGGCACTCCTACTGGTTCGAGTCGGCGGATTAG
- a CDS encoding ABC transporter ATP-binding protein has product MTALDVRDLRRSYGDVTALADLSLSVADGELFGFLGPNGAGKTTTIKILTGQLTPDGGTAEVAGADPVEHPLDVRERIGILPEQESPPSFLTPREYFQFVGDVRDLDESRVAEATETWADRLGFAEKLDTLSTDLSRGQQQKVMITQAFLHDPGLVFIDEPLVNLDPIVQERFKAFLTDYTEAGNTVFLSTHDIDVAEDLCTRVGVLSGGELVATRRPSDLDEGESLLDLFLEDVDAAAMEA; this is encoded by the coding sequence ATGACGGCTCTCGACGTGCGGGACCTCCGGCGGTCGTACGGCGACGTGACGGCGCTCGCCGACCTCTCTCTCTCCGTCGCAGACGGCGAGCTCTTCGGCTTCCTCGGGCCGAACGGCGCGGGGAAGACGACGACGATAAAGATCCTCACCGGCCAGCTCACGCCGGACGGCGGCACCGCCGAGGTGGCGGGCGCGGACCCCGTCGAACACCCGCTCGACGTCCGCGAGCGCATCGGCATCCTCCCCGAGCAGGAGTCCCCGCCGAGCTTCCTCACGCCGCGGGAGTACTTCCAGTTCGTCGGCGACGTCCGCGACCTCGACGAGTCGAGGGTCGCCGAGGCGACCGAGACGTGGGCGGACAGACTCGGGTTCGCGGAGAAACTCGACACGCTCTCCACCGACCTCTCGCGCGGCCAGCAACAGAAGGTGATGATCACGCAGGCGTTCCTCCACGACCCCGGCCTCGTCTTCATCGACGAGCCGCTCGTGAACCTCGACCCGATAGTCCAGGAGCGCTTCAAGGCCTTCCTCACCGACTACACCGAGGCCGGGAACACGGTCTTCCTCTCGACGCACGACATCGACGTCGCCGAGGACCTCTGCACGCGCGTCGGCGTGCTCTCCGGCGGCGAGCTCGTCGCGACGCGGCGGCCGAGCGACCTCGACGAGGGGGAGAGCCTGCTCGACCTGTTCCTCGAAGACGTCGACGCCGCGGCGATGGAGGCTTAG